From Rhizobium favelukesii, the proteins below share one genomic window:
- a CDS encoding UDP-N-acetylmuramoyl-L-alanyl-D-glutamate--2,6-diaminopimelate ligase: MNLRDIAGDAFPELDQLAGSVGALAVSGISSDSRKIEPGMVFVAVAGTKADGAGFIADAATRGAVAAVASHSIDASVPVLVVSDPRRFLSIAASRFYGKQPETMVAVTGTAGKTSVASFTRQIWAHAGHAAAMIGTTGVVSPTRNEYGSLTTPDPVSLHKLLAELADEGVTHASMEASSHGLDQCRLDGVKLAAAAFTNLGRDHMDYHPTVESYMAAKTRLFDTLLPKGAPAVIFADDAWSEQAVEAARRAGHDVRTVGRKGDYLALKRVEHFRHKQVAEIHADGEIFEVDIPLAGDFQVANALVAAGLAMSTGVPAKVAMAALEKLQGASGRLELVGHTRDGALAYVDYAHKPDALANVLESVRPFTTGRVIVVFGCGGDRDRGKRPIMGEIACRLADVVIVTDDNPRSEEPAAIRAEIMAAAGCATEIGDRAEAIRMAVEMLTSGDTLIVAGKGHEEGQTIGSVTLPFSDHAELRKALEELKP, from the coding sequence ATGAACTTGCGAGACATCGCCGGAGATGCATTTCCGGAACTTGATCAATTGGCCGGGTCTGTCGGGGCGCTGGCGGTTTCCGGCATCTCGTCCGACAGCCGCAAGATCGAACCCGGAATGGTGTTTGTGGCTGTCGCCGGGACGAAGGCGGACGGCGCAGGCTTTATCGCCGATGCGGCAACACGTGGTGCCGTCGCAGCAGTTGCCTCCCACAGCATTGACGCTTCCGTCCCCGTTCTTGTCGTCAGCGACCCGCGACGCTTCCTGTCGATCGCGGCCTCGCGTTTCTATGGCAAGCAGCCGGAAACGATGGTGGCCGTGACCGGCACAGCCGGCAAGACGTCGGTTGCCTCCTTCACCCGGCAGATATGGGCCCATGCCGGCCATGCGGCCGCGATGATCGGCACGACTGGCGTCGTCTCGCCGACACGCAACGAATACGGCTCACTGACAACACCTGATCCGGTTTCACTCCACAAGCTGCTGGCAGAACTCGCGGACGAGGGCGTCACACATGCCTCAATGGAGGCGTCCAGCCATGGCCTCGATCAGTGCCGCCTGGACGGTGTCAAGCTCGCTGCCGCCGCCTTTACCAATCTCGGCCGTGATCACATGGACTACCATCCGACGGTCGAAAGCTACATGGCCGCAAAGACGCGCCTGTTCGACACGCTGCTGCCGAAGGGCGCACCGGCGGTGATCTTTGCCGACGATGCCTGGTCGGAACAAGCGGTCGAGGCAGCTCGCCGTGCGGGGCACGATGTTCGCACGGTCGGCCGCAAGGGCGATTACCTGGCGCTGAAGCGCGTCGAACATTTCCGTCATAAGCAGGTGGCTGAAATTCATGCTGACGGCGAGATCTTTGAGGTCGACATTCCGCTTGCCGGCGACTTCCAGGTGGCCAATGCACTTGTGGCGGCAGGTCTTGCCATGTCGACGGGCGTGCCGGCGAAGGTCGCCATGGCCGCGCTCGAGAAGCTGCAGGGCGCGTCCGGGCGTCTGGAATTGGTAGGCCATACCAGGGATGGCGCGCTCGCTTATGTCGATTACGCGCACAAGCCGGACGCGCTCGCCAATGTTTTGGAATCCGTCCGGCCGTTTACCACAGGCCGTGTGATTGTCGTATTTGGCTGCGGCGGCGATCGCGATCGCGGCAAGCGCCCGATCATGGGCGAGATCGCCTGCCGTCTGGCCGATGTGGTGATCGTCACCGATGACAATCCGCGCTCAGAAGAGCCGGCGGCCATCCGCGCCGAGATCATGGCGGCCGCAGGCTGCGCAACCGAAATCGGCGACCGCGCCGAGGCGATCCGCATGGCGGTTGAGATGCTGACGTCCGGCGACACGCTGATCGTTGCCGGCAAGGGACACGAGGAAGGGCAGACGATCGGGAGCGTTACCCTGCCGTTTTCGGATCATGCCGAATTGCGTAAGGCTTTGGAGGAGCTGAAACCGTGA
- a CDS encoding peptidoglycan D,D-transpeptidase FtsI family protein: MSFLSRIMVLKSQAHFSAGVYNRLGGASGNVQIEGSRKKKAVQAKSRVGLLIVGFLGVYCVIGGRLVEYAIRDPEVVSSILPPDRLMASRPDILDRNGEVLATDIRTVSLFAEPNKVVDADEAVEKLATVLPDLDMKGTYKKLANRTSHFAWLRRQLTPKQQSQILALGIPGIGFRPEKRRFYPGGATAAHILGYVNIDNRGVAGMEKYIDDQGLADLASVGMTSDQPLEPVRLSIDVRVQNIVRDVVVNAVKNYEAKGAGAVILDIHTGEVLGMASAPDFDPNNPLEGAKEGWLNRMSNGTFEMGSTFKTFSLAMALDTGKVSLNDSFDATQPIRIGGFTIHDFHGQRRWLTLPEVFQYSSNVGTARIIDIVGMDAQKDYLTKLGLLTKMQTELPEVKMPSQPKVWKKINSITISFGHGVSTTPLQTAVAGAALVNGGKLIEPTFLPRNREQADEVAEVVVKKSTSDDVRYLFKLNGIKGSGRNADVPGFNVGGKTGTADKVVNGRYATNLNFNAFLAAFPIDDPKYVVLTFCDEPHNGEKGQNIAAYTAAPMVKNIIARAAPILGVEPKFGDDGSAMLVSY, from the coding sequence ATGTCCTTTCTTTCACGCATCATGGTCTTGAAGAGCCAGGCGCATTTTTCCGCTGGCGTATACAACCGTCTTGGCGGGGCGTCCGGCAACGTGCAGATCGAGGGATCGAGAAAGAAGAAGGCAGTACAGGCCAAGAGCCGCGTCGGTCTGCTGATCGTCGGATTCCTCGGGGTCTATTGCGTGATCGGTGGGCGTCTCGTCGAATACGCGATTCGCGATCCGGAAGTTGTGTCCAGCATACTGCCGCCGGATCGTCTGATGGCGTCGCGCCCTGATATTCTGGATCGAAACGGCGAAGTGCTGGCAACCGATATCCGCACCGTCTCGCTCTTTGCCGAGCCGAACAAGGTCGTCGATGCGGACGAGGCCGTCGAGAAGCTTGCCACGGTTTTGCCTGACCTCGACATGAAAGGCACCTACAAGAAGCTCGCGAACCGCACATCCCATTTTGCCTGGTTGCGGCGCCAGTTGACACCGAAGCAGCAGAGCCAGATCCTTGCGCTCGGCATTCCCGGCATCGGTTTCCGGCCTGAAAAACGCCGCTTCTATCCCGGTGGCGCGACTGCTGCGCATATCCTCGGTTACGTCAACATCGACAACCGCGGCGTTGCCGGCATGGAAAAATACATCGATGATCAGGGACTTGCCGACCTTGCTTCAGTTGGCATGACAAGCGATCAGCCGCTTGAACCGGTGCGCTTGTCGATCGACGTTCGTGTCCAGAACATCGTGCGTGATGTCGTCGTCAACGCAGTCAAGAATTACGAGGCAAAGGGCGCCGGCGCCGTCATCCTCGATATTCATACCGGTGAGGTGCTTGGGATGGCATCGGCGCCGGATTTCGATCCCAACAATCCGCTGGAAGGCGCCAAGGAGGGCTGGCTCAACCGCATGTCGAATGGCACGTTCGAGATGGGGTCGACCTTCAAGACCTTCTCGCTCGCCATGGCGCTCGACACGGGCAAGGTCAGCCTCAACGACAGCTTCGATGCGACACAGCCGATCCGCATCGGCGGCTTCACTATCCATGACTTCCACGGTCAGCGCCGTTGGCTAACGCTGCCCGAAGTGTTCCAGTACTCGTCGAACGTCGGTACCGCCCGCATCATCGACATCGTCGGCATGGATGCTCAGAAAGACTACCTGACGAAGCTCGGCCTTTTGACCAAGATGCAGACCGAACTGCCCGAAGTGAAAATGCCGAGCCAACCGAAGGTTTGGAAGAAAATCAATTCCATCACGATTTCCTTTGGCCACGGGGTGTCGACCACCCCGCTGCAGACTGCCGTCGCCGGTGCCGCGCTCGTCAATGGCGGCAAGCTCATCGAGCCGACCTTCCTGCCGCGCAACCGTGAGCAGGCAGATGAAGTCGCTGAAGTGGTCGTCAAGAAGAGCACCAGCGACGACGTGCGCTATCTCTTCAAGCTGAACGGCATCAAGGGCTCGGGCCGCAATGCGGACGTTCCCGGCTTCAACGTCGGCGGAAAGACCGGAACGGCCGACAAGGTCGTCAACGGCCGCTATGCGACGAACCTCAACTTCAATGCGTTCCTTGCGGCGTTCCCGATCGATGACCCGAAATATGTCGTTCTTACTTTCTGCGATGAACCGCACAATGGTGAGAAGGGCCAGAACATCGCCGCGTACACTGCAGCGCCGATGGTGAAGAACATCATTGCCCGCGCAGCGCCAATTCTCGGTGTGGAACCCAAGTTCGGTGACGACGGATCGGCCATGTTGGTGTCTTATTGA
- the ftsL gene encoding cell division protein FtsL has translation MLRTLDLILVGVMTAAAAVTYTIKHHAELKLEEVHRLEAEIKLEKDTIDLLKADWALLSQPNRLERLVNNYNGELQLQPTASTSLVHASELPMLKSQVAVPDVTEAKAGSGAKAKPKAVVPQPEEEDLMATGSVE, from the coding sequence ATGCTGAGAACGTTGGACCTCATCCTGGTCGGTGTCATGACAGCCGCGGCTGCCGTCACCTACACGATCAAGCATCACGCAGAACTCAAGCTCGAGGAAGTTCATCGCCTTGAAGCGGAGATCAAGCTCGAGAAGGACACGATCGACCTGTTGAAGGCCGATTGGGCGTTGCTGTCCCAGCCGAACAGGCTCGAGCGTCTCGTCAACAACTACAATGGCGAACTTCAGCTGCAGCCGACGGCGTCCACCTCTCTCGTTCATGCCAGCGAGTTGCCGATGCTGAAGTCGCAGGTTGCGGTTCCCGACGTTACCGAGGCGAAGGCTGGTTCAGGCGCCAAAGCGAAGCCTAAGGCAGTGGTGCCGCAACCCGAAGAAGAAGACCTGATGGCAACCGGATCGGTGGAGTAG
- the rsmH gene encoding 16S rRNA (cytosine(1402)-N(4))-methyltransferase RsmH: MAANPGGDSTDAGGGPVRHIPVLLDEVLGALEPSPGKLILDGTFGAGGYASAILDAGADVIALDRDPTAIEAGQALVANSQGRLKLVHSQFSHLAECAPHDGLDGVVLDIGVSSMQIDEAERGFSFQKNGPLDMRMSAAGVSAADVVNRAKVADLIRIFHFLGEESQSPRIAHAIEKRRAEKPFETTRDLAGLIELVTPRKMKDKIHPATRVFQALRIFVNDELGELAQALFGAERALKPGGRLVVVTFHSLEDRIVKTFFSDRAGKASGSRHLPVAHERAATFERIGKPMVAASEAEAEVNPRARSAKLRAGLRTAAPAEAADVSIFGLPNLASLGKLGA; this comes from the coding sequence ATGGCGGCGAATCCTGGCGGAGATTCAACTGATGCCGGTGGCGGACCGGTTCGCCACATTCCGGTTCTTCTCGACGAGGTTCTGGGTGCGCTCGAACCTTCCCCTGGCAAGCTCATTCTGGATGGCACATTCGGCGCGGGCGGCTATGCGTCAGCCATTCTCGATGCTGGCGCCGATGTGATTGCGCTGGATCGCGATCCGACCGCTATCGAAGCCGGCCAGGCGCTTGTGGCAAACAGTCAAGGTCGTTTGAAACTCGTTCATTCTCAGTTCTCTCATTTGGCCGAGTGTGCTCCCCACGACGGGCTCGACGGGGTCGTGCTCGATATCGGCGTGTCGTCGATGCAGATTGACGAAGCGGAGCGCGGTTTCTCCTTTCAGAAGAACGGCCCTCTGGACATGCGCATGTCGGCTGCAGGCGTTTCTGCGGCCGATGTGGTCAATCGCGCCAAGGTGGCCGATCTGATTCGTATCTTCCATTTTCTCGGAGAAGAAAGTCAGTCGCCGCGCATTGCCCACGCGATCGAAAAGCGGCGTGCCGAAAAGCCCTTCGAGACGACGCGCGATCTGGCTGGGCTGATCGAGCTCGTTACGCCGCGCAAGATGAAGGACAAGATTCATCCGGCGACGCGCGTTTTTCAGGCGCTCAGGATTTTCGTCAACGATGAGCTCGGCGAACTGGCGCAGGCGCTCTTTGGTGCCGAGCGGGCGCTGAAGCCCGGCGGGCGTCTGGTTGTCGTCACCTTCCATTCGCTTGAGGATCGGATCGTCAAGACGTTCTTCTCAGATCGTGCCGGCAAGGCGTCGGGCTCGCGTCATCTGCCCGTCGCGCATGAGCGCGCGGCGACCTTTGAGCGGATCGGCAAGCCGATGGTGGCTGCAAGCGAGGCGGAAGCCGAGGTCAACCCGCGGGCGCGCTCCGCCAAGCTGCGTGCAGGGCTGCGCACCGCAGCCCCCGCCGAAGCGGCTGATGTTTCCATCTTCGGGCTGCCGAACCTGGCAAGTCTCGGAAAGCTCGGAGCTTGA
- the mraZ gene encoding division/cell wall cluster transcriptional repressor MraZ: MSRFLSNATNRIDSKGRVSVPAAFRSVLAQRNVQELYCFQDFVFPAISVGGPDLLERFERQIAAEDPFSPDANEMSLLIHGGGIFMKLDAEGRLMVTDFIRDFTGVSDEVTFVGRADHFQLWQPQAFQAAQMQARGGRRLAGRRFE; encoded by the coding sequence ATGAGCCGCTTCCTTTCAAATGCGACCAACAGAATCGATTCCAAGGGCAGGGTCTCCGTGCCGGCAGCGTTTCGATCCGTGCTGGCGCAGCGCAATGTTCAGGAGCTCTATTGCTTCCAGGACTTTGTGTTTCCGGCAATCAGCGTCGGCGGTCCGGACCTTCTGGAAAGGTTCGAGCGTCAGATCGCTGCGGAGGATCCGTTTTCGCCGGATGCGAACGAGATGTCGCTTCTGATCCACGGGGGCGGTATCTTCATGAAGCTCGATGCGGAAGGTCGGCTGATGGTCACGGATTTCATTCGCGACTTCACCGGCGTCTCCGACGAGGTGACCTTCGTCGGTCGGGCGGATCATTTTCAGCTGTGGCAGCCGCAGGCATTTCAGGCTGCGCAGATGCAGGCACGAGGAGGGCGTCGGCTGGCGGGCAGGCGTTTCGAATAA
- a CDS encoding NAD(P)/FAD-dependent oxidoreductase — protein MAVDFKVIIVGRGMMGAAAARHLSGMIDGVALIGPGEPAERKSHHGVFASHYDEARITRSFDDNMVWAMLAARSLDRYREIEAKSGISFFSEAGCLFAGPPARPGQGFLGGALQVTEALDLDVETLPPAALRDRFPQFALNPSFNGYLEARRAGHINPRALVRAQTKLAEQAGVTVIDATVGAVRDEGTFVEIHADGKRCTAERVLVAAGGFSNFNDLLPDAIDVRVAARTVAFFELSEREMTIFSEMPSTIVFGDRDEDRVYILPPVGYPDGKTYLKLGGDLETRSFDTLEDIGAWFRSDGDSLERDHLVSTALRLMPALAGCPTTSAPCVATFTTSAYPYVGYTDSPRIAVLTGGNFVAAKSSDELGRLGAVIMTQGWLGAEDFGRELTPVFR, from the coding sequence ATGGCAGTTGATTTCAAGGTGATCATCGTCGGACGCGGGATGATGGGCGCGGCTGCGGCCCGCCATCTTTCCGGCATGATCGACGGTGTTGCGCTCATCGGCCCCGGTGAGCCAGCCGAGCGCAAGAGCCATCACGGTGTTTTTGCCAGTCATTACGACGAGGCCCGCATCACCCGGTCCTTCGACGACAATATGGTCTGGGCGATGCTGGCGGCACGCTCGCTCGACCGCTACCGGGAAATCGAAGCGAAGAGCGGCATTTCCTTTTTCTCGGAGGCGGGTTGTCTGTTTGCCGGACCGCCCGCCCGGCCGGGCCAGGGATTCCTTGGGGGGGCGCTGCAGGTAACCGAAGCGCTCGATCTCGACGTCGAAACATTGCCGCCTGCGGCATTGCGCGACCGCTTTCCTCAGTTTGCGCTCAATCCTTCGTTCAACGGCTATCTCGAGGCGCGGCGTGCAGGCCACATCAATCCGCGCGCGTTGGTTCGGGCTCAAACCAAACTTGCCGAGCAGGCCGGTGTGACGGTCATCGATGCAACTGTTGGTGCGGTTCGTGACGAAGGCACGTTCGTAGAGATCCATGCGGATGGCAAGCGCTGCACCGCGGAACGTGTGCTGGTCGCCGCCGGCGGGTTCAGCAATTTCAATGATCTTCTGCCTGATGCCATCGATGTTCGCGTTGCGGCACGCACCGTCGCCTTCTTCGAGCTTAGTGAGCGGGAAATGACGATCTTCTCCGAAATGCCTTCGACGATCGTCTTTGGTGACCGCGACGAGGACCGTGTCTATATCCTTCCGCCGGTCGGCTATCCCGACGGCAAGACCTATCTCAAGCTCGGCGGCGATCTGGAAACGCGCTCATTCGACACGCTGGAGGATATCGGAGCATGGTTTCGCTCTGACGGAGATTCGCTCGAGCGCGATCATCTGGTGTCAACGGCTTTGCGGCTCATGCCAGCATTGGCCGGCTGCCCAACGACCTCCGCGCCATGTGTGGCGACCTTCACGACAAGTGCATATCCCTACGTGGGATATACGGATTCGCCGCGGATCGCGGTGCTGACCGGTGGCAATTTCGTTGCCGCGAAATCATCGGATGAGCTCGGTCGACTGGGCGCTGTCATCATGACGCAAGGCTGGCTCGGGGCCGAGGACTTCGGCAGGGAACTGACGCCCGTCTTCCGCTAG
- a CDS encoding lytic transglycosylase domain-containing protein, which translates to MNKIISAAVCVSTLLMGINCAFAGEWGGRIQTLPLKTVDRTSGYAMPDFTANNYSALIIKYANQYNVPVELAQAVVRVESNFNPDARGSAGEVGLMQIKPATARMMGYSGTRKGLFDPETNIKFGMKYLATAHQLGGGETCDTILKYNAGHGATRMNPVSKAYCGKVLAMLD; encoded by the coding sequence ATGAATAAGATTATTTCTGCTGCAGTGTGCGTCAGTACACTGTTGATGGGCATCAATTGCGCCTTCGCGGGCGAGTGGGGTGGAAGGATCCAGACACTTCCTTTGAAGACTGTCGATCGGACTAGCGGCTATGCGATGCCGGACTTCACCGCCAACAACTATTCAGCTCTCATCATCAAATACGCAAACCAATACAACGTCCCTGTCGAGCTTGCTCAGGCGGTCGTGCGCGTCGAGAGCAATTTCAATCCCGATGCACGTGGTAGCGCGGGTGAAGTCGGCCTCATGCAGATCAAGCCGGCCACGGCAAGGATGATGGGTTACTCGGGTACGAGGAAGGGCCTGTTCGATCCCGAGACAAACATCAAGTTCGGCATGAAATACTTGGCTACAGCGCATCAGCTCGGCGGTGGCGAAACCTGCGACACGATCCTGAAGTACAATGCCGGCCACGGTGCCACCCGCATGAATCCGGTCTCCAAGGCCTATTGCGGCAAGGTCCTGGCGATGCTCGACTGA
- a CDS encoding N-acetylmuramoyl-L-alanine amidase, translated as MTSFEADYRKASVRPSPNHGERAGGRKPDMILLHYTGMPTRDGALEWLCRDESQVSSHYFVSEDGEVLQLVPEERRAWHAGKSYWQGETDINSLSIGIEIANAGHPGGLPEYPQEQIQALVELCRDCGQRWSIVPERVLGHSDVAPIRKVDPGEKFPWKDLHRAGVGHWVEPAPIAGGRFFQRGDRGQPVEALQSMLSLYGYATEITGEFSDRTAGDVEAFQRHFRPARIDGIADFSTIDTLHRLLASLSHYVS; from the coding sequence ATGACCTCGTTCGAGGCCGACTACCGGAAGGCGAGCGTTCGTCCTTCGCCCAATCACGGCGAGCGCGCAGGCGGGCGCAAGCCCGACATGATCCTTCTGCACTATACAGGCATGCCAACGCGGGATGGAGCGTTGGAATGGCTCTGTCGTGACGAGAGCCAGGTCTCGAGTCACTACTTCGTAAGTGAAGACGGCGAGGTTCTTCAGCTCGTGCCTGAGGAGCGCCGCGCCTGGCACGCCGGCAAAAGTTATTGGCAGGGCGAGACCGATATCAACTCTCTGTCGATCGGGATCGAGATCGCCAATGCAGGGCATCCCGGCGGTCTTCCCGAGTATCCGCAAGAACAAATTCAGGCGCTCGTTGAATTGTGTCGCGATTGCGGCCAACGTTGGTCCATCGTGCCCGAACGGGTGCTTGGGCACTCCGATGTCGCACCGATTCGGAAGGTTGATCCGGGGGAAAAATTTCCCTGGAAAGACCTCCACAGAGCCGGTGTCGGGCACTGGGTCGAGCCTGCCCCGATTGCTGGTGGAAGATTTTTCCAACGCGGTGACCGCGGCCAGCCGGTCGAGGCCCTGCAGTCGATGCTCTCGCTTTACGGTTATGCGACAGAAATCACAGGCGAATTCTCCGACAGGACGGCAGGCGATGTCGAGGCCTTCCAGCGCCACTTCCGGCCTGCTCGGATCGATGGAATCGCAGATTTTTCGACGATAGACACGCTGCACCGTTTGCTGGCGTCGCTTTCACATTACGTCTCATAA
- a CDS encoding J domain-containing protein has protein sequence MSFWEKLLNAIGNTAGNVLSAVVEAIRTVFEGDPETRRKVAFSVAIIALSAKMAKADGIVSEKEVDAFREIFEFPPEQAKNVARLYNLARQDVAGYEAYAERLSSLCVTCAANCPVLEEVLDGLFHIAKADGLVHEKELAFLRHVGEIFHMNEEHFERIAARHVSMGRDPYKVLGVSPSDDFTTIRRRYHGLVSEHHPDRLISRGVPAEFHAIANERMAALNAAYEAIEKERRAA, from the coding sequence ATGTCCTTCTGGGAAAAACTGCTGAATGCCATTGGCAACACTGCGGGCAATGTCCTTTCGGCGGTGGTCGAGGCCATTCGGACGGTTTTCGAGGGCGACCCCGAGACGCGCCGGAAGGTCGCCTTCTCGGTCGCGATCATCGCTTTGTCGGCAAAAATGGCCAAGGCCGATGGAATCGTCAGCGAGAAGGAGGTGGATGCCTTCCGTGAGATCTTCGAGTTCCCGCCCGAGCAGGCGAAGAACGTCGCACGTCTCTACAATCTGGCGCGTCAGGACGTCGCTGGTTACGAGGCCTACGCGGAGCGTTTGTCGTCTTTGTGCGTGACATGCGCCGCCAACTGCCCGGTGCTGGAAGAGGTTCTAGACGGTCTCTTCCATATCGCCAAGGCGGATGGGCTCGTCCACGAGAAGGAGCTGGCGTTCCTGCGGCATGTGGGCGAGATTTTCCATATGAACGAAGAGCATTTCGAAAGGATTGCCGCGCGCCATGTCTCAATGGGACGTGATCCCTACAAGGTGCTCGGGGTGTCGCCCTCCGATGACTTCACGACGATTCGCCGCCGCTATCATGGCCTTGTCAGCGAACATCATCCGGATCGGCTGATTTCCCGCGGCGTACCGGCCGAGTTCCACGCCATCGCCAATGAGCGAATGGCCGCTCTGAACGCAGCCTACGAGGCGATCGAAAAGGAACGCCGCGCCGCATGA
- a CDS encoding pyrophosphate--fructose-6-phosphate 1-phosphotransferase yields the protein MAKQKVAMLTAGGLAPCLSSAVGGLIERYSDVAPDIELVAYRSGYQGVLLGDSIKITADMREKAPLLHRYGGSPIGNSRVKLTNAADCVKRGLVKEGENPLRVAAERLANDGITILHTIGGDDTNTTAADLAAYLAANGYNLTVVGLPKTVDNDVVPIRQSLGAWTAAEVGAHFFDNVSNEQTAAPRTLIIHEVMGRHCGWLTAATARAYLQRTKNYEYVDGFMTNAKMKSIDAVYLPEMAFDLDAEAARLREVMDRTGHATVFVSEGACLDAIVAEREAAGETIKRDAFGHVKIDTINVGGWFQKQFAGLINAERSLVQKSGYFARSAPANNDDLRLIQSMTDLAVESALNKISGVTGHDEAQNGKLRTIEFPRIKGGKAFDTSTRWFAQVMETIGQKYQAA from the coding sequence ATGGCCAAACAGAAAGTCGCAATGCTCACGGCTGGAGGCCTGGCACCCTGTCTGTCGTCCGCGGTCGGCGGACTTATCGAACGCTATAGCGACGTGGCGCCTGACATCGAGCTCGTCGCCTACCGCTCCGGATACCAGGGCGTGCTCCTCGGCGACAGCATCAAGATCACCGCCGATATGCGGGAGAAGGCGCCGCTTCTGCATCGCTACGGTGGCTCGCCGATCGGCAATAGCCGCGTCAAGCTCACCAACGCGGCCGATTGCGTGAAGCGCGGTCTCGTCAAGGAAGGTGAAAACCCGTTGCGCGTCGCAGCCGAACGCCTCGCCAACGACGGGATCACGATCCTTCATACGATCGGCGGCGACGACACCAACACCACGGCGGCCGACCTCGCGGCATATCTGGCCGCCAATGGCTACAATCTGACGGTCGTCGGCCTGCCTAAAACCGTCGACAACGACGTCGTCCCCATCCGCCAGTCACTCGGTGCATGGACGGCTGCCGAAGTCGGAGCCCACTTCTTCGACAACGTCAGCAACGAGCAGACGGCAGCACCGCGCACCTTGATCATCCACGAAGTCATGGGACGCCACTGCGGCTGGCTGACGGCGGCAACCGCCCGCGCCTATCTACAGCGGACGAAGAATTACGAATATGTCGATGGCTTCATGACGAACGCCAAGATGAAGAGCATCGACGCGGTCTATCTGCCCGAGATGGCGTTTGATCTCGATGCGGAAGCGGCCCGGCTGAGGGAAGTCATGGACCGCACCGGCCATGCGACCGTGTTCGTGTCGGAAGGCGCCTGCCTCGACGCCATCGTCGCGGAACGTGAAGCGGCGGGCGAAACCATCAAGCGCGACGCCTTCGGACACGTGAAGATCGACACGATCAACGTCGGCGGCTGGTTCCAGAAGCAGTTCGCTGGCCTCATCAACGCCGAGCGTTCGCTGGTGCAGAAGTCCGGCTACTTTGCCCGTTCTGCCCCCGCCAACAACGACGACCTTCGTCTCATCCAGAGCATGACCGACCTTGCCGTCGAAAGCGCCCTCAACAAGATTTCCGGCGTCACCGGTCATGACGAAGCGCAGAACGGCAAGTTGCGAACGATCGAGTTCCCGCGCATCAAGGGTGGCAAGGCCTTCGACACCTCGACCAGATGGTTCGCGCAGGTCATGGAGACGATTGGACAGAAATACCAGGCAGCATGA
- a CDS encoding LysE family translocator: MSLEAWFAFAAASAIMLAIPGPTILLVVSYALGHGRKTALATVTGVALGDFTAMTASLFGLGAVLAASATLFTVLKWVGGAYLIWLGIKLWRAPVMSEPMADNDNLPEKKSLKVFLHAYVVTALNPKSIVFFVAFVPQFLNPAQPFFGQMLIMEATFLVLATINASIYALAANAARGLIRKASVQRAVNRTGGTLLIAAGAVTAGYRRIAA; the protein is encoded by the coding sequence ATGTCGCTCGAAGCCTGGTTCGCTTTTGCCGCTGCGTCTGCAATCATGCTGGCCATTCCGGGCCCGACAATTCTCCTCGTCGTTTCCTATGCCCTCGGCCATGGACGCAAGACGGCGCTCGCGACGGTAACTGGTGTTGCGCTCGGCGACTTCACCGCGATGACCGCATCGCTATTCGGATTGGGGGCCGTACTCGCGGCCTCCGCAACCCTGTTCACGGTATTGAAGTGGGTCGGTGGCGCCTATCTGATCTGGCTCGGCATCAAACTCTGGCGAGCGCCGGTCATGTCCGAGCCGATGGCAGACAATGACAACCTGCCCGAAAAGAAATCGCTCAAGGTTTTCCTCCACGCTTATGTCGTCACGGCGCTCAATCCGAAGAGCATCGTGTTTTTCGTCGCATTCGTTCCGCAGTTCCTGAATCCGGCTCAGCCGTTTTTCGGCCAGATGCTGATCATGGAAGCCACCTTCCTGGTTCTTGCAACCATCAACGCTTCCATCTATGCGCTCGCCGCAAACGCAGCGCGCGGCCTCATTCGCAAGGCAAGTGTCCAGCGCGCAGTCAACCGCACCGGCGGCACTTTGCTCATTGCTGCGGGCGCCGTCACAGCCGGCTATCGGCGCATCGCCGCGTAA